One genomic window of Vibrio mangrovi includes the following:
- a CDS encoding type II secretion system F family protein — translation MPRPVPELQRYYWKGNRTDQQRRSGHVWAFSQEEAFRQLQQNLTSIHLIRPNPPTRLTRFLNRARSQDITHIIQQLAIMLNAGLPIVQALLLIATQFPRFGGKVILLYTHHALMNGSSVTDALKQSSSAFHGLYGDMLHAGEMSGKIAETLAQIADYREKKALLRAKILKAATYPLIVLLSAVSLTILMLTKVIPEFAGMFQHMHAELPWLTRQVLNLAGLLQIWGTRIIWFTATSIFLLKTFSHRFILIPSVTDILLLKIPLFGTLRTKAIMIRCCRTLATCYDCGIPLLDSLKSARNIAGSLVYQTALENILEQVSAGSSLHAAIQNSHCFPEFVTQMVLIGEESGTLGQVLTKVATQYEHDVDQLIEQLGELLEPLLILLLGGLVGGLVIAMYLPVFNLMQVMG, via the coding sequence ATGCCGCGCCCAGTACCGGAACTTCAGCGCTATTACTGGAAAGGAAACCGGACAGACCAACAACGCAGATCCGGACATGTTTGGGCTTTTTCTCAGGAAGAAGCTTTCCGACAGCTACAACAGAATCTAACCTCAATTCATCTCATTCGCCCGAATCCGCCAACACGATTGACCCGGTTCCTCAACCGGGCCCGATCTCAGGATATCACTCACATCATTCAACAACTGGCGATCATGCTGAACGCAGGTCTCCCGATCGTTCAGGCATTACTTCTGATTGCAACACAGTTTCCGCGTTTCGGAGGCAAAGTCATTCTGTTATATACCCACCATGCACTGATGAATGGCTCTTCTGTCACCGATGCTCTCAAACAAAGTTCATCAGCCTTCCATGGCCTGTATGGTGACATGCTTCATGCCGGAGAAATGTCCGGGAAGATAGCTGAAACACTAGCTCAAATCGCCGACTATCGGGAAAAAAAGGCACTTCTCCGGGCAAAGATACTGAAAGCAGCAACCTACCCGCTCATTGTTCTACTGAGTGCTGTTTCGCTCACTATTCTGATGCTGACTAAGGTTATCCCTGAATTTGCCGGGATGTTTCAGCACATGCACGCCGAGTTGCCCTGGCTGACCCGCCAAGTGTTGAATCTGGCCGGTCTGTTGCAGATCTGGGGAACACGGATTATCTGGTTCACGGCCACAAGCATATTCCTGCTAAAGACTTTCAGTCATCGTTTCATCCTCATCCCATCGGTCACAGATATTCTCCTGCTAAAAATCCCGCTATTCGGTACCTTGAGGACCAAAGCCATTATGATTCGCTGTTGTCGCACTCTGGCAACCTGCTATGATTGTGGTATTCCCTTGCTGGATAGTCTGAAAAGTGCCCGGAACATTGCTGGTTCTCTCGTGTATCAGACGGCACTGGAAAACATTCTGGAACAGGTTTCTGCGGGAAGCAGCTTACATGCAGCGATACAGAATAGTCACTGTTTCCCGGAGTTCGTGACACAAATGGTATTGATCGGAGAAGAATCCGGAACTTTAGGTCAGGTACTGACAAAAGTTGCAACACAGTACGAACACGATGTCGACCAGTTAATCGAACAGCTTGGTGAATTACTCGAACCCCTGCTTATCCTATTGCTTGGCGGGCTAGTCGGCGGATTAGTCATCGCAATGTATTTACCTGTCTTTAACTTAATGCAGGTGATGGGATAG
- the coaE gene encoding dephospho-CoA kinase (Dephospho-CoA kinase (CoaE) performs the final step in coenzyme A biosynthesis.) has translation MAFVVGLTGGISSGKTTVADLFHQNFSIDIIDADVVARQVVEKGSPGLAAITTHFGQEILNDDGTLNRSRLREIIFADQREKSWLNQLLHPMIRQKMQTDLAQTSSPYTLLVIPLLVENQLQSMTDRILVVDVDEETQIQRTMTRDGISRQHAQNILSAQATRAERLAVADDVINNNAVNQKLLSQITELHQKYLAMSGRNL, from the coding sequence ATGGCATTTGTTGTCGGTCTGACCGGAGGCATATCCAGTGGTAAAACAACTGTAGCGGATTTATTCCATCAGAATTTTTCTATCGATATTATTGATGCAGATGTGGTTGCCCGTCAGGTCGTTGAAAAAGGATCTCCGGGTTTAGCCGCTATTACAACCCACTTCGGTCAGGAAATACTCAATGATGACGGGACATTAAACCGCTCACGTCTGAGAGAGATTATCTTTGCCGATCAGCGTGAAAAATCATGGCTAAATCAGCTCCTTCACCCGATGATCCGGCAAAAAATGCAGACTGATCTGGCACAAACCTCCTCTCCCTACACTTTACTGGTTATTCCTTTGTTGGTTGAAAACCAGCTTCAGTCTATGACTGACAGGATATTAGTCGTCGATGTTGATGAAGAAACGCAAATCCAGCGAACCATGACCCGTGATGGAATCAGCCGTCAGCATGCCCAGAATATTCTTTCCGCCCAGGCGACAAGAGCAGAGCGTCTTGCAGTGGCTGATGATGTGATTAACAATAATGCAGTAAACCAGAAACTTTTGTCTCAAATCACAGAATTGCACCAAAAGTATCTAGCCATGAGCGGCAGAAATTTGTGA
- the zapD gene encoding cell division protein ZapD has translation MTTHQFEHPLNEKTRIYLRVEALLAQLHRASRFHDNDQYQLFFRALFDLLDIFEQIQLRSELAKDIEKQRIMYRNWLNVDGVDQNTLLALLREVDEVHSNLMNAERFGVTLKEDRFLISVRQRFNLPGGSCCFDLPALHYWLHTPAEQKQQDAQTWMQTLTPLSSALNLWLKLARETGQYRGYTAKSGFYQSDAEEANILRLMIPLEYGVYPMISGHKNRFAIKFIEFETNQACSRDIQFELAVCC, from the coding sequence ATGACTACCCACCAATTCGAACATCCTCTGAATGAAAAGACTCGTATCTATCTGAGAGTTGAAGCACTGCTGGCCCAGCTTCACCGAGCCTCCCGGTTTCATGATAATGATCAGTATCAGCTTTTCTTCCGCGCGCTGTTCGACCTGCTGGATATATTTGAGCAAATTCAGCTCCGTAGCGAACTTGCCAAAGATATCGAGAAACAACGGATTATGTACCGGAATTGGTTAAATGTTGATGGTGTGGATCAAAACACATTGCTGGCATTACTCCGGGAGGTGGATGAAGTCCATTCAAACCTGATGAATGCTGAACGGTTCGGTGTGACATTGAAAGAAGACCGTTTTTTAATATCAGTTCGTCAACGCTTCAATCTGCCCGGTGGTTCATGCTGCTTTGATCTGCCCGCACTTCATTACTGGCTACACACACCAGCAGAGCAAAAGCAGCAGGACGCTCAGACATGGATGCAAACCCTGACACCACTCTCTTCCGCGCTGAATCTATGGCTGAAACTTGCCCGGGAAACCGGCCAGTACCGGGGTTACACGGCAAAGTCGGGCTTTTATCAGAGTGATGCTGAAGAAGCTAATATCCTGCGCCTGATGATCCCGTTAGAATATGGAGTTTATCCGATGATCTCAGGACACAAAAACCGTTTTGCGATCAAATTTATTGAATTTGAAACCAATCAGGCCTGCTCTCGCGATATTCAGTTCGAGTTGGCCGTCTGCTGCTAG
- a CDS encoding LacI family DNA-binding transcriptional regulator, whose protein sequence is MATIADVCKEAGVSSATVSRVLNGTGQVSPKTRDRVFTAINKLGYTPNTLARALATNKTNTIGLIVPGYDGSYYGTMLNQAAEQCEQAGKQIFVTDGRYDSRREKEAILMLSGRRCDGIILYSRTISEETMLELKRTIDVPLVTIGRNFSDERLPCVIFDQFNAGYTITKHLLSLGHRDIACITGTMNTLTAQERLAGYREALTEFGIPYRPELVESGHYHFLGGYQACQTIMARNVKFTAIFSCSDEMAIGVEKALFESGLSIPEQISVVGIDNSGMSNYAHVPLTTIDIPIKEMMRKVVEITLDMIHSPDAIHGETRFVGELIERSSSAPLIEEF, encoded by the coding sequence ATGGCAACGATAGCTGACGTGTGTAAAGAGGCTGGAGTTTCCTCAGCAACAGTATCGAGGGTTCTCAATGGTACCGGTCAGGTATCTCCAAAGACCAGAGATCGCGTATTTACAGCTATCAATAAACTTGGATATACACCAAATACTCTTGCCCGAGCGCTGGCAACCAATAAGACCAATACTATTGGTCTTATTGTTCCTGGTTATGACGGATCTTATTACGGGACAATGCTAAACCAAGCAGCGGAACAGTGTGAACAGGCGGGGAAGCAGATTTTTGTGACTGATGGACGTTATGACTCCAGACGGGAAAAAGAGGCCATCCTGATGCTGTCTGGCCGTCGTTGTGATGGCATTATTTTATACAGTCGTACGATATCAGAAGAGACCATGCTAGAGCTGAAACGAACGATTGATGTCCCTCTGGTCACTATCGGCCGAAACTTTTCCGATGAGAGACTTCCATGTGTGATATTTGATCAATTCAATGCGGGTTATACAATCACTAAACATCTATTAAGCCTTGGTCATCGTGATATTGCCTGTATCACTGGAACCATGAATACTCTAACAGCACAAGAACGCTTGGCCGGCTACCGGGAAGCATTAACCGAATTTGGTATACCATATCGCCCGGAGCTTGTTGAATCAGGCCATTATCATTTTTTAGGAGGATATCAGGCATGTCAGACGATCATGGCTCGGAACGTGAAATTTACTGCGATTTTTTCTTGTAGTGATGAAATGGCTATCGGTGTAGAAAAAGCGTTATTTGAAAGTGGATTATCCATCCCTGAACAGATATCTGTGGTTGGTATTGATAACTCGGGTATGTCGAACTATGCGCATGTGCCGTTGACAACAATTGATATTCCGATCAAAGAGATGATGCGTAAAGTGGTCGAAATAACACTGGATATGATTCATTCACCCGATGCAATCCATGGTGAAACCCGTTTCGTTGGAGAGTTAATTGAACGCAGCTCTTCTGCCCCACTTATAGAAGAGTTCTAA
- a CDS encoding 6-phospho-beta-glucosidase, whose amino-acid sequence MTQSLPDDFLWGGAVAAHQVEGAWDRDGKGPSIVDVLSGGDVNTSRQITDGVLDGYHYPNHEATAFYDYYKDDVALLAEMGFKCFRTSINWTRIFPNGDEVEPNESGLQYYDDLFDELLEHGIEPVITLSHFEMPLHLVKEYGGFKNRRVVDFFVHYAETVMHRYKDKVRYWMTFNEINNQRDVHIQLMGYSNSGVDYTVEACPEECMYQVVHHEFVASAKVVKIGHKINPDFKIGCMVAWVPIYPYSCDPDDIMHAQQAMRTRYFFSDVHMRGEYPAYVLKEWERKGYHIEMEADDLDVLKEGVCDYIGLSYYMSIAVKADKQEDSEGLTGVIKNPYVQASEWGWQIDPVGLRYSLGELYERYNKPLFIVENGFGAQDLLGENGEINDDYRIRYLKEHIEQMKKAVSFDGVELMGYTPWGCIDCVSFGTGEYRKRYGFIYVDRHDDGTGTMKRLRKKSFLWYKDVISSNGEKL is encoded by the coding sequence ATGACTCAATCATTACCAGACGATTTCCTCTGGGGAGGAGCTGTTGCTGCTCATCAGGTCGAAGGGGCATGGGACCGGGACGGTAAAGGTCCAAGTATTGTTGACGTACTCTCCGGGGGAGACGTGAATACGAGCCGTCAAATAACGGACGGGGTTCTTGACGGATATCATTACCCAAACCATGAAGCGACCGCGTTTTATGACTATTACAAAGATGATGTTGCACTGCTTGCCGAAATGGGATTCAAATGTTTCCGGACCTCAATTAACTGGACACGAATTTTTCCTAACGGAGATGAAGTAGAACCCAATGAGTCAGGACTTCAATATTACGATGATCTGTTTGATGAGCTGTTAGAACATGGTATTGAACCCGTAATCACATTGTCTCACTTTGAAATGCCTCTTCATCTTGTAAAAGAGTATGGTGGTTTTAAAAATCGTCGGGTAGTTGACTTTTTTGTGCATTATGCAGAAACAGTAATGCACCGTTATAAAGATAAAGTCAGATACTGGATGACCTTTAATGAGATCAATAACCAGCGTGATGTACATATTCAGTTAATGGGGTACTCAAATTCGGGGGTCGATTATACGGTTGAGGCTTGTCCGGAAGAGTGTATGTATCAGGTGGTTCATCATGAATTCGTTGCCAGTGCGAAAGTGGTTAAAATAGGCCACAAAATTAATCCGGATTTTAAAATTGGCTGTATGGTTGCGTGGGTTCCGATCTATCCGTATTCGTGTGATCCCGATGATATTATGCACGCCCAACAAGCCATGCGAACCCGCTATTTTTTCAGTGATGTACACATGCGTGGTGAATATCCTGCATATGTATTAAAAGAATGGGAACGTAAAGGTTACCACATTGAGATGGAAGCTGATGATCTTGATGTCCTCAAAGAAGGCGTCTGTGACTATATTGGATTGAGTTACTACATGTCCATTGCTGTTAAAGCAGATAAGCAAGAGGATTCGGAAGGGCTGACCGGGGTGATTAAAAATCCGTATGTCCAGGCATCTGAGTGGGGATGGCAAATCGACCCTGTAGGTCTGCGCTATTCTTTAGGTGAACTGTATGAACGTTATAATAAGCCATTGTTTATTGTAGAGAATGGTTTTGGTGCTCAGGATCTCCTCGGCGAAAATGGTGAAATAAACGACGATTACCGTATCCGTTACCTCAAGGAGCATATTGAACAGATGAAGAAAGCTGTCAGTTTCGATGGCGTTGAGTTGATGGGGTATACGCCATGGGGTTGTATTGACTGTGTTTCTTTCGGCACCGGGGAGTACCGAAAGCGCTACGGTTTTATCTATGTTGACCGCCATGATGACGGGACAGGGACGATGAAACGTCTCCGTAAGAAGAGTTTTTTGTGGTATAAAGATGTGATTAGCTCAAATGGTGAAAAACTGTAA
- a CDS encoding zf-HC2 domain-containing protein, which yields MNCKQATRLLSERMDRSLTTKEKLALRMHVAICTGCRRFGTQMDDIRLLSKHYMKADLKDKEE from the coding sequence ATGAACTGCAAACAGGCCACCCGCCTTCTCTCCGAACGAATGGATCGCTCGCTGACCACCAAAGAAAAATTAGCGCTTCGCATGCATGTTGCCATCTGTACAGGCTGTCGCCGATTCGGAACGCAGATGGATGATATTCGTTTATTATCAAAGCATTACATGAAAGCCGATCTCAAAGATAAAGAAGAATAA
- a CDS encoding RNA polymerase factor sigma-70 produces MTLADSEVQPDSFSQHLFYDESFIQPLRQQMLKFAILQVQDEQLAEDAVQEAMISAYQHIDKFEKQAALKTWIFAILKNKLIDLLRKEKRTTAASQLETGECSQGDALMEKLFDDHGHWYKHERPVKWQQPDSGIENEHFWRVFDTCLNALPERYGRLFMMREFLELETPEICTNEEISVSHLNVTLYRARLRLRECLENNWYLSEELS; encoded by the coding sequence ATGACATTAGCCGATTCAGAAGTTCAACCGGATTCGTTTTCACAACATCTCTTTTATGACGAGAGCTTTATCCAACCGTTGAGACAACAGATGCTGAAATTTGCCATATTACAGGTTCAGGATGAACAACTGGCTGAGGATGCAGTTCAGGAAGCGATGATTTCAGCCTATCAACATATTGATAAATTTGAAAAACAGGCCGCCCTGAAAACCTGGATTTTTGCCATACTCAAGAACAAGCTTATCGATTTACTGAGAAAAGAAAAACGGACAACAGCCGCTAGTCAGCTTGAAACCGGTGAGTGTTCTCAGGGAGATGCGCTAATGGAAAAACTGTTTGATGATCATGGTCACTGGTATAAACATGAGCGTCCGGTGAAATGGCAACAGCCGGATAGCGGTATTGAAAACGAGCATTTCTGGCGGGTTTTCGATACTTGTCTGAATGCTCTGCCGGAACGCTACGGCCGATTGTTTATGATGCGGGAGTTTCTTGAGCTGGAAACACCTGAGATTTGCACCAATGAGGAAATCTCCGTCAGTCATCTGAATGTCACTCTCTATCGTGCCCGACTCAGACTCCGGGAATGCCTGGAAAACAACTGGTATTTATCGGAGGAGTTATCATGA
- a CDS encoding BufA1 family periplasmic bufferin-type metallophore, producing the protein MNASKTSLALALTTAVALSAATLPAQAASKEKCFGVALAGQNDCKAGPGTSCAGTSKTDYQGNAWKFVPKGTCAEMKSETSPTGHGQLEAF; encoded by the coding sequence ATGAATGCGTCAAAAACGTCTCTTGCTTTAGCTCTGACAACTGCCGTTGCACTTTCTGCTGCAACACTCCCGGCTCAGGCCGCCAGTAAAGAAAAATGCTTTGGTGTAGCACTTGCAGGGCAAAATGACTGCAAAGCAGGTCCGGGAACTTCCTGTGCCGGTACGTCAAAAACAGACTATCAGGGAAATGCCTGGAAGTTTGTTCCTAAAGGTACCTGTGCGGAGATGAAATCAGAAACATCACCGACAGGGCACGGGCAACTCGAAGCATTCTAA
- a CDS encoding DoxX family protein: protein MLFQLLKKISDSPWTESVILFLSRFGLAAIFWLSGQTKIEGFAFNFISGPIQLGWPVIKDSTFVLFEYEYNLPIISYVLAAYLATIAEHLLSLLLLTGFMTRLAALGIFGMTLVIQIFVYPDAYPTHATWLALSAWILYRGAGAISLDHLLQSRKTGAEK from the coding sequence ATGTTATTTCAACTGCTGAAGAAAATATCCGACTCCCCGTGGACAGAATCGGTCATATTATTCCTGAGCCGTTTTGGTCTGGCTGCGATATTCTGGTTATCCGGGCAAACAAAAATTGAAGGGTTTGCTTTCAATTTTATTTCCGGCCCGATTCAACTGGGGTGGCCGGTCATTAAAGACAGCACATTTGTTCTATTTGAGTATGAATACAATCTGCCAATCATTTCTTACGTGTTAGCGGCTTACCTCGCCACAATTGCCGAACACCTGCTTTCTTTACTACTACTCACCGGATTCATGACTCGTTTAGCAGCTCTGGGAATATTTGGCATGACACTGGTCATTCAGATTTTTGTCTACCCCGATGCTTACCCAACTCATGCCACCTGGCTGGCATTGAGTGCCTGGATTCTCTATAGAGGTGCAGGGGCAATATCACTGGATCATTTACTACAGTCCCGGAAAACTGGAGCAGAGAAATAA
- the yacG gene encoding DNA gyrase inhibitor YacG translates to MTNQKITTVQCPQCGASVVWGEQSPFRPFCSKKCQMIDFGTWANEENTIPGAPDMSDADGWSEDYDN, encoded by the coding sequence ATGACGAATCAGAAAATCACTACCGTTCAATGCCCACAATGCGGTGCATCCGTTGTCTGGGGGGAACAGAGTCCTTTCCGGCCATTTTGTAGCAAAAAATGTCAGATGATCGATTTCGGCACTTGGGCAAATGAAGAAAATACCATCCCCGGTGCACCAGATATGTCCGATGCCGATGGCTGGTCTGAAGATTACGACAATTAA
- a CDS encoding HvfC/BufC family peptide modification chaperone, which produces MQQQFSQSILMHSDDVLPQIEATSEAEKQARFAVYRNNVYHSLTEALEEIYPVCKMVVGEDFFRMLAGHFIQNHPPASPILSEYGENFAGFSHQIPQLSSLPYFGELAQLEYQLLQFTHAADIPVLSITEIQQRLENIADPTQSSWQLTEPCRLWQTSYAVGSIYEAHQPDSELALKDIQWDESEYLLLTKKDHYGHCYRLSADEFHLLLQLQQGETLEQASQHVEESQFPALFSTLLQKPIIRDILPQ; this is translated from the coding sequence ATGCAGCAGCAATTTAGTCAGTCGATTCTGATGCACAGCGATGATGTACTGCCACAAATCGAAGCCACATCAGAAGCCGAAAAACAGGCACGTTTCGCGGTTTACAGAAATAATGTCTACCACTCGCTAACTGAAGCTCTGGAAGAGATCTATCCGGTTTGTAAGATGGTTGTCGGAGAGGATTTTTTCCGAATGCTGGCCGGACATTTTATCCAGAATCATCCGCCAGCTTCCCCAATATTGAGCGAGTATGGAGAAAACTTTGCCGGGTTTTCCCACCAGATTCCTCAACTCTCTTCATTACCTTATTTCGGTGAACTGGCTCAGCTTGAATATCAGTTACTGCAATTTACTCATGCCGCGGATATACCCGTGCTCTCTATTACCGAAATTCAGCAACGTCTGGAAAACATTGCCGATCCAACTCAATCATCCTGGCAACTGACCGAACCCTGTCGGCTATGGCAGACATCTTATGCTGTCGGTTCAATTTACGAAGCACATCAGCCAGACTCAGAACTGGCACTCAAGGATATTCAATGGGATGAGAGTGAATACCTGCTTCTGACCAAGAAAGATCACTATGGTCACTGCTACCGGCTCTCCGCTGATGAATTCCATCTGCTTTTGCAACTACAGCAAGGAGAAACTCTGGAGCAAGCCAGCCAACACGTTGAGGAATCTCAATTTCCGGCCTTATTTTCAACATTACTACAAAAACCCATCATCCGGGACATTCTGCCGCAATAG
- the bufB gene encoding MNIO family bufferin maturase, with the protein MTQLRPTTSTEDVQTSSGFPLLSGISLKPCYYQAILEEKPPVGFFEIHAENYLSAGGPTRHYLEKIREHYPVTVHGVGLSIGGESPLNLTHLEKVAQLVEWIEPVFFSEHLAWSSHFSHFFNDLLPLPYTQETLHQVCEHIEQVQERLKRPMLLENPSTYLRFKESTMDELEFVSAIVRRTGCQLLLDVNNVAVSCFNHQQDPYHYIEHFPGHSVRQIHLAGYAVDQNGTVPLRIDAHDREVTEDVWQLYRYTLQQWGDTPTLIEWDGQLPELAVLQHQADMADQIRSQLRPYQKPEAPNHAAAI; encoded by the coding sequence ATGACTCAGCTTCGACCAACAACATCCACCGAAGACGTGCAAACGTCTTCGGGCTTTCCGCTCCTGAGTGGTATCAGCTTAAAACCCTGTTACTATCAGGCCATTCTGGAAGAAAAACCACCTGTCGGCTTTTTTGAAATCCATGCCGAAAACTATCTTTCAGCAGGAGGCCCAACCCGCCACTATCTGGAAAAAATCCGGGAACACTATCCAGTAACCGTCCACGGAGTCGGACTATCAATCGGTGGAGAGTCACCGCTGAATCTGACACATTTAGAGAAAGTGGCACAGTTAGTAGAGTGGATTGAACCGGTGTTTTTTTCCGAACACTTGGCCTGGTCCAGCCATTTCAGTCATTTTTTTAACGATTTGCTGCCGTTACCTTATACGCAAGAAACACTGCATCAGGTCTGTGAACATATTGAGCAGGTTCAGGAACGCCTGAAACGCCCAATGCTGCTGGAAAACCCATCTACCTATCTGCGCTTTAAAGAAAGTACGATGGATGAACTGGAATTTGTCTCAGCAATCGTACGACGCACCGGATGTCAGTTGTTACTGGATGTCAATAACGTTGCAGTCTCCTGTTTTAATCACCAGCAGGATCCTTACCACTATATTGAACACTTTCCGGGTCACTCTGTCAGGCAGATCCACCTGGCCGGATATGCAGTTGATCAAAACGGAACTGTGCCGCTCCGAATCGATGCTCATGATCGGGAGGTAACTGAGGATGTCTGGCAACTCTACCGCTATACATTGCAGCAATGGGGTGACACGCCAACTTTAATTGAATGGGACGGACAACTACCGGAACTGGCAGTCCTGCAACATCAGGCAGATATGGCCGATCAGATTCGCTCTCAACTTCGCCCCTATCAAAAACCGGAGGCACCGAATCATGCAGCAGCAATTTAG
- a CDS encoding prepilin peptidase codes for MDAFFTYPWLFPVLVSLFGLIIGSFLNVVIYRLPQMMIAGWKQEIADTFPEYNIPPPPPEENVTLSLPASFCPHCHHPIRPWHNIPLFGWLLLRGKCADCKNRISVQYPLVELLTALTSCTIAIHGGITLYTAALLLFTYVSIAAAFIDLNRMLLPDSLTIPLIWLGLLLSLSHISPVDLQDAVIGAVAGYLSLWSVYWVFKLLTKKEGMGYGDFKYLSALGAWIGWQTLPMVILISSVIGVILGITLLLIKKEGNRTFPFGPSLAIAGWGCLLWGEQIMSWYTSIVLGA; via the coding sequence ATGGATGCATTTTTTACTTATCCCTGGTTATTTCCCGTTTTAGTCTCCCTGTTCGGGTTGATTATCGGTAGTTTTCTGAACGTCGTGATCTATCGTTTACCACAAATGATGATTGCCGGCTGGAAACAAGAGATTGCTGACACATTCCCGGAATACAATATCCCGCCACCGCCTCCGGAAGAAAATGTAACATTAAGTCTGCCGGCCTCGTTTTGTCCGCATTGCCACCATCCGATTCGTCCCTGGCATAACATTCCGTTATTCGGCTGGTTACTCCTCAGGGGTAAATGTGCCGACTGTAAAAACCGGATATCAGTTCAGTATCCTTTGGTGGAATTACTCACCGCCCTGACCAGTTGCACAATTGCAATTCATGGCGGTATCACGCTCTATACTGCCGCACTACTTCTCTTTACCTATGTAAGCATCGCCGCAGCTTTTATCGATTTGAACCGTATGCTGCTCCCGGATTCGCTGACCATTCCCCTGATTTGGCTTGGATTATTGCTGTCGTTGAGTCATATCAGTCCGGTAGATTTACAGGATGCCGTCATTGGCGCTGTAGCCGGTTATTTATCACTCTGGTCGGTCTATTGGGTGTTTAAACTGCTGACTAAAAAAGAAGGAATGGGCTATGGTGACTTTAAATATCTTTCAGCCCTTGGAGCCTGGATTGGCTGGCAGACTTTACCGATGGTCATTTTAATTTCCTCGGTGATTGGCGTTATTTTAGGTATCACACTACTACTGATAAAAAAAGAAGGAAACCGGACCTTTCCATTCGGTCCATCTTTAGCTATTGCCGGATGGGGTTGCCTGCTTTGGGGAGAACAGATTATGAGCTGGTATACATCAATCGTGTTAGGAGCATAA
- a CDS encoding PTS lactose/cellobiose transporter subunit IIA, whose translation MELETTVMELIINAGESKSRAMSALACAKQGQWEEVDELLAQSTEAAKRAHKVQTELIGMDEGEGKILVNLIMVHAQDHIMTSMLARELIEEIIDIHRTLQA comes from the coding sequence ATGGAATTAGAAACAACTGTTATGGAGCTCATTATCAACGCTGGTGAATCTAAAAGTCGGGCGATGAGTGCATTGGCATGTGCTAAGCAGGGGCAGTGGGAAGAGGTCGATGAACTTCTGGCTCAATCTACAGAGGCGGCCAAACGTGCGCATAAAGTTCAGACTGAACTTATTGGTATGGATGAGGGGGAAGGAAAAATTCTGGTCAACCTTATCATGGTTCATGCACAGGATCACATCATGACATCAATGCTTGCACGTGAGCTTATCGAAGAAATCATCGACATTCATCGCACATTACAGGCTTAA